In Chloroflexota bacterium, the sequence CAGGAGATAGCCCTGGTTATAGGCGCAGGGATGATGGGATTGGGAGTGGTAGCCGCATTGCGTGTCACAGGGTTCAAAGGCTCGCTTCTGGTGGTAGCCAAGTATCCTTTCCAGGCTGAATTGGCCCGACACTATGGCGCGGATGAGATCATTGACAGCCGCTGCGATGTCTATGCGGTTATGGCCGAGCGGACCGGTGGCACGTTACACAAACCAGTGCTGGGCAAGCGCGTCATGATGGGCGGTGGGGCACATGTGGTCTATGAATGTGTCGGGATGGATGAGACCCTCGATGATGCCTTGCGCCTGGCTCGTCCCGGCGGCAAAGTAGCGCTGATTGGCTTGATTGGAGCAACCCAAAAAGTGGATTGGACCTTTGCCTGGCTAAAGGAGTTGACTGTGGCCGGCACACTGTGTTCCAGCACCGAAGAATACGCCAATGAGCGCAAGCGGTGCTATCAACTCATCCTGGATTGGATGTCCAAAGGCCAATTGGACCTGACTCCATTGCTCACCCATCGCTTCCGCTTGGAAGAATACAAAAAGGCACTAGCGATGTCCTTTCACAAGAGTCAACATGGCATGGTGAAAGCAGTGTTTGAGTTCGTGGGTTAGCAACTGATCCTCTCGCGAGCAGTTCGTATAGGAGGGTATCTTGTCAAGGAGGAGCGAAAAATGAAACTAGGCAGTCCAGAATATCTCGAAGAGGTCAAGAGACGCAGCAATGCCGATGCAACCTATTGCCAGATGATCAAGAACGATTACGAGTCCTATACCCTGGTGCTACAAGCCGAACCTAACAAGGGGGTCCAGGACACTCTGAGCATTGGCTTCCAGGTAGATCACGGACAGATTTCTGACATCTGGGTGGGGGAACGCCAGACTGATTTTATCCTGAGTGGGCCTTATGGTGTATGGGTGGACATTTTGCGAGGTGCATTGAATCCCAACAAAGCGCTGACGATGCGCAAGCTTAAGATCAAAGGGAATATCCTGCAATTGCTGCGGGGGGCTGATTCTACCATCCGCTGGGTGGAAATTCTGCAGACTATTCCAACAGAGTTCGAAGGCGCATACGCTCAATATAACTTTTCAGGACGAGCTACTGTATAGTTGCAATTCGTTGCACGCTGCAGCATTGTTTTTGCAGAGTGATAGGAGGATTCGATGGAAATTAACCTAACCGGCAAAGTAGCGATTGTGACAGGTGGCGCTTCTGGCATTGGGCGCGGGATCGCCGAGATGTTTGCCCGGCTCGGAGCAGCAGTGGTCATAGCCGATCTTGACTTGTCTGCAGCCAACGATGTGGCTAACGCACTGCAAGCGACTGGCCTTCGCGCTATGGCTGTGGAAGTAGATGTACAGAATGCCAGCCAGGTGGAAAACATGCTGGATCAGACTATAGAGCATTTTGGCCAGGTGGATATTCTGGTCAACTCAGCCGGAGTAGGTTCGGAATCGCCGATCATCGAAATGCTAGAAGAAGAATGGGATTGGGTGCTAGGCGTCAACCTAAAAGGCACCTTCCTCTGCACCCGCGCAGTGGCCAAATGGTGGATAGAACACAAACACCCAGGAAAAATCATTAACCTGTCCTCTATCAATGAGACGGTGCCATTGGCTGGTGAAGCGCACTATTGCGCCTCTAAAGGCGGGGTCATGATGTTCACCCGCGCTGCTGCTCTGGAGTTGGCACCATATGGCATCCACGTCAATGCCCTGGCGCCGGGCATGATCGAAACTGCGCTGACCGAGGAAATTACTCTTATCCCCGAACTACGTCATGCGCATCTCAAACAAATCCCCTTTGGACGCTATGGACAGCCCGAGGACGTGGCCAAAGCGGCGGCTTTTCTGGCTTCGGAGTGGTCGGATTGGGTGACCGGCCATAGCCTGTTCGTGGACGGTGGGATGCATCTTATCGGTGAGGAAAGCTACTTGTGGGCTATCGAGCGTGCTATGATGCACCATGATCGTATCCCGAAGGTGCCTATGTGCTGGCCCCCTGGGGCATTGGGAGATAAAGCCTAAAACGTGGGAGTAAAACGTAAGGGGAGAAGGGAACAGAACATGGCGGGGGCACGTACAAAGTGCGTGGGTGAAGATAAAGGATTCAAGGTAGTAGCATGGCTATTGGCATTGACGGCGTTGTTGACCGTCGTTTTTTGGGTTGTCTTTTTCGCTGACTATGCTGCACAGGATGAATCATACTTCGCCCAGCAATGCGGCGCATGGCTGCTCTGGGAGCGTTCGTTCCCTGCTGCTGACCTCTGGATGGCCTCTGCCTGCCTTGTCGGGGCGGTTGGACTGTGGAAACGTCGGCCGTGGGGATTGCTTTTTGCCCTGCTGAGCGGCAGTGCACTCATCTTCCTGGGATTGATGGACGCCTTGTTCTTCTTACAGAATGGACTGTACTGGCCGGTCAACGCTGATGTGATGATTGAAGCAGTTATTCACTTGTGGGCGCTGACTTTCGGGCCATTCGTTATTGCCTATACGTGGCGGCGACGCCAGCAGTTGCTGGCTGAGTAGTATAGCCTGTCCCACAGTTACCGCCTGGATGACTCGGGCAAGAGTCTGCTGCGCACTTCGTATCGCAACTGAGGATGAGTACACGGCCCTTCCGTATTATTCCTTAACGCGGGCTACTGGTACTGGATGACCGACACGGTCGTTGTGCTACCCCCATCACCACAATACGATGTCCACCTTGACCATGAGGAGCTACCCATAACACGAGGGCAGAGGGGACTTGTACGCACCCTCTGCCCCTTGGCACATTGGGAAGCAAAGTGCTTATAATTCACATGGGGAGCCTAGATAATAACAAATGCGCGGAGATGAATGTATGGGATCTACAAACGGAATGAACCTCATTGTGTTGAAATGCCCACAGTGTGGCGCAAGTCTCCCACCAGGAGCGGCAGACTACACGGTCTGTCAGTATTGCGGCTCAAGCCTTGTCTGTGGAAGCCGAGGCAGCGAAGGTGGTGCGCCCTCCTATGGGCATCCGCGAAGCGCTGTAGGGACTCGTAGTGCCGCGTTACTGCGCTCAAGCGCAGAACCTGCAGATTCTGAGCTACGAACCACCGCCCGATTTCCCTCGGCTGGCCAAGTCCGAAGCCGCCATCAGCGGTGGCTCGGCGGAAAGTAGCAAGTTGCGCATTCGTTACAATTGGCGGGGACAGCAGTTCGACGAGGACATCTACGGCATGGTGGAGATCTTCCGCGCCCCGCTGACCACGATGTTCGGCGCGGCTGAGATTATTGTCTGGTTTGTGGATGCGCTTTTCTCCTTCCGCACTGCAGATGAGGAACTTTCCCTTAAACTTGTTCATTTGACACTCCTTTTAAGCGTAAAAGCGCACTGACAAGGACTGAAGACACTTGGGGAAAAAGCAAGGGCATGGTAAAATGGAGGTGGCGGTGCTATGGACAGTCAAGGGGTCTATGCTCGATGCTACTGATATAATGATACCACAGAAATAGGGAGAGGGCAAATCAGCGAGATTCATGACAGATTGTTGGCTCAGAACAAACGCAGTGTACTGTGCATGAGTAGTCTGGATCCCGTCTTGATCGGGCTCGTGCAATAAGAAACCGTATCTTACGCAATTATCTAACCGCACTCGTAGAAAGGGGATAGGATGAAAACGACTTTGCTCATAGACAGCACGACGACCATACCCCAGAGCGTTATAGACGAATATGGAGTTCCGATGATTCCTGTGCCTATCCAGGTTGCAGGCAGGGAATATCGCGACGGAGTTGACCTTACCCTGGAAAGATTCTGTGATCTGTTGGAAACCTCGAAAGATCGTCCCACCACGGCCGTACCTGGCTTGGGAGAATTCGTCTCCTTTTACGAACAACTGTTGCAAAGATACAAAAACATTGTGTATCCTGCTCCCAGCCCCAGGCTCACTGGTATCTTCAATGCTGCAGTCCAGTCGGCAAGGAGCATCGAGGGAGCCAAAATTGTGGCAGTAGACCCTCCTGAGGAATGGGGCACCGAATTATACGTGGTTCATTCTGACGATCCCCAACTGCGGGAGCGACTGTCCAAGGTCAGCAAGGAAGATGCTCCAGTGATCGCTGTCGTGAACACCGGCTACGTCTCAGGCGCTGCGGGTTTGATTGCAATGGAAGCACTCAAAGCCATTCAGGAGGGACTTGAGCTGGACGAAGTGGTCTATAGGATGGCTGCAGTCAAACCCCAAACGGGCATTTACTTTATCCTCACAACCCTGGACTATGTGGTAGATCGCGTGGGACATTTGCGCGCGTTGATCGGCACCTTGCTCAAAATAAAACCGGTATTGGCCATCAGGCAGGGCATGGTTGAGGAAGAAATCAAGGTCAGAGGCGAAGGCAAGGCGAAAAGAGCGCTGATTGAATTGCTGAAACAACGCGTAGGCGATAGAGAAGTAGATGTGTATGTGCTACATTCGCTGGCGCAGGCAGAAGCAGAAGATCTCTTGGAACAAGTAAAGAGCGAACTAAACGTCAGAAATTGGTGGCTTGGTGGTATCGGTTGTGCGGTCAGCCGATACACTGGCCGG encodes:
- a CDS encoding alcohol dehydrogenase catalytic domain-containing protein; the encoded protein is MKAVMFQFSIPRYLLTLALGPLISSAYYSPLSCVQLVEVPEPRLLNDHWVKIKTRYGGICGSDINLVQLCDSPSSSPYSSLPFIFGHENMGVVAEVGTAVENLAVGQRVIADPLLPCPTRDLEEWCAHCQQGEWPRCENFRMGTPGVGFQLGNNIKVGGSWAPYYLAHPFQLFPVPDNVSDENAILVDAFASALHAVMRNRPVDQEIALVIGAGMMGLGVVAALRVTGFKGSLLVVAKYPFQAELARHYGADEIIDSRCDVYAVMAERTGGTLHKPVLGKRVMMGGGAHVVYECVGMDETLDDALRLARPGGKVALIGLIGATQKVDWTFAWLKELTVAGTLCSSTEEYANERKRCYQLILDWMSKGQLDLTPLLTHRFRLEEYKKALAMSFHKSQHGMVKAVFEFVG
- a CDS encoding DegV family protein, which translates into the protein MKTTLLIDSTTTIPQSVIDEYGVPMIPVPIQVAGREYRDGVDLTLERFCDLLETSKDRPTTAVPGLGEFVSFYEQLLQRYKNIVYPAPSPRLTGIFNAAVQSARSIEGAKIVAVDPPEEWGTELYVVHSDDPQLRERLSKVSKEDAPVIAVVNTGYVSGAAGLIAMEALKAIQEGLELDEVVYRMAAVKPQTGIYFILTTLDYVVDRVGHLRALIGTLLKIKPVLAIRQGMVEEEIKVRGEGKAKRALIELLKQRVGDREVDVYVLHSLAQAEAEDLLEQVKSELNVRNWWLGGIGCAVSRYTGRGGLGIAFIAR
- a CDS encoding SCP2 sterol-binding domain-containing protein; translation: MKLGSPEYLEEVKRRSNADATYCQMIKNDYESYTLVLQAEPNKGVQDTLSIGFQVDHGQISDIWVGERQTDFILSGPYGVWVDILRGALNPNKALTMRKLKIKGNILQLLRGADSTIRWVEILQTIPTEFEGAYAQYNFSGRATV
- a CDS encoding 3-oxoacyl-ACP reductase FabG — protein: MEINLTGKVAIVTGGASGIGRGIAEMFARLGAAVVIADLDLSAANDVANALQATGLRAMAVEVDVQNASQVENMLDQTIEHFGQVDILVNSAGVGSESPIIEMLEEEWDWVLGVNLKGTFLCTRAVAKWWIEHKHPGKIINLSSINETVPLAGEAHYCASKGGVMMFTRAAALELAPYGIHVNALAPGMIETALTEEITLIPELRHAHLKQIPFGRYGQPEDVAKAAAFLASEWSDWVTGHSLFVDGGMHLIGEESYLWAIERAMMHHDRIPKVPMCWPPGALGDKA